The Mugil cephalus isolate CIBA_MC_2020 chromosome 11, CIBA_Mcephalus_1.1, whole genome shotgun sequence genome includes a window with the following:
- the hacl1 gene encoding 2-hydroxyacyl-CoA lyase 1, with translation MDEVTGAQLIAESLKTQKVEYMFGIVGVPVIEVAMAAQAAGIKYVGMRNEQAACYAASAVGYLTGRPGACLVVSGPGLIHALGGMANANVNCWPVVVIGGSSDRNQETAGAFQEFPQVEACRLYSKFSARPSSLEAIPSVIEKAVRTSMYGRPGACYVDIAGDMVNGKVDRSKVREVSCCPPPPVSLADHGAITEAVSVLKTAKTPLVVIGKGAAYGRAELALKEFVERSGLPFLPTPMGKGVLPDDHPNCVAAARSRALLQADVVLLLGARLNWILHFGLPPRFNPNVKIIQVDLCPEEMGNNVRPAVALLGDINAIVTQLVACVHKDGWKYPSNTEWWSTLKKKIAANAQISKALALEAKLPMNYYTVFHNVSQLLPKDCIIVSEGANTMDIGRTMLNNYLPRHRMDAGTFGTMGVGLGFAIAAAAVERSENRGRRVVCVEGDSAFGFSGMEVETMCRYNLPVVIIVVNNNGIYSGVDPDTWKEMRKMGDLTSIAPPVTLLPEARYDEVMTAFGGRGFLVRTVDELRSALQLSLRDWERPSLLNVLIDPSSDRKQQEFPWLTRSNL, from the exons ATGGACGAAGTGACAGGAGCTCAGCTGATTGCTGAGTCTCTAAAGACTCAG AAAGTGGAGTACATGTTTGGGATAGTTGGTGTCCCTGTCATTGAAGTGGCCATGGCTGCTCAGGCTGCAGGGATCAAATATGTGGGAATGCGCAACGAACAAgcg GCGTGTTATGCAGCATCTGCAGTGGGATACCTCACTGGAAG ACCAGGTGCCTGCCTGGTGGTGTCTGGACCCGGGCTCATCCATGCTCTCGGTGGAATGGCCAACGCAAATGTGAACTGCTG GCCGGTGGTCGTCATCGGAGGGTCTTCAGATCGAAACCAGGAAACAGCAGGAGCTTTCCAGGAGTTCCCTCAG GTCGAAGCCTGTCGCCTGTACAGCAAGTTTTCCGCTAGACCCAGCAGTCTAGAAGCCATCCCTTCAGTGATAGAGAAG GCTGTCCGCACCAGCATGTACGGACGTCCAGGCGCTTGCTATGTGGATATTGCAGGGGACATGGTCAACGGCAAAGTGGACCGGAGCAAAGTTAG agagGTGTCCTGctgtccacctccaccagtgAGTTTGGCTGACCATGGTGCGATTACAGAAGCCGTCTCTGTCTTAAAAACAGCCAAGACACCTTTGGTCGTCATTGGCAAAG GTGCGGCCTACGGCAGAGCAGAGCTCGCTCTGAAGGAGTTTGTGGAAAGAAGCGGCCTGCCGTTCCTGCCCACTCCCATGGGGAAAGGAGTGCTACCGGATGATCACCCCAACTGTGTGGCCGCCGCCCGCTCAAG AGCTCTTCTCCAGGCCGATGTCGTGCTTCTGCTTGGAGCCAGGCTCAACTGGATTTTGCATTTTGGGTTGCCCCCAAGATTTAACCCTAACGTAAAGATCATTCAG GTGGACCTCTGTCCTGAGGAGATGGGTAACAATGTGAGGCCAGCTGTTGCCCTCCTGGGAGACATCAACGCTATTGTCACGCAG cTCGTCGCGTGTGTCCATAAAGACGGCTGGAAATACCCCTCTAACACAGAGTGGTGGAGCACATTGAAGAAGAAGATTGCTGCTAATGCACAAATATCAAAG GCTCTTGCTCTCGAAGCAAAATTACCCATGAACTACTACACAGTGTTTCACAACGTTTCCCAGCTCCTGCCAAAGGACTGCATCATAGTCAGCGAGGGTGCAAACACCATGGACATTGGACGCACTATGTTGAATAACTACCTACCTCGACACAG GATGGATGCGGGCACCTTTGGAACAATGGGAGTGGGCCTCGGGTTTGCAATTGCAGCAGCTGCCGTTGAGAGGAGTGAGAACAGAGGGCGGCGGGTGGTCTGTGTGGAAGGAGACAGCGCCTTCGGGTTCTCTGGCATGGAGGTCGAGACCATGTGCAG GTATAATCTGCCCGTTGTCATTATTGTGGTCAACAATAATGGTATATACAGTGGAGTGGACCCAGACACGtggaaagaaatgagaaaaatggGAGATCTGACCTCCAT AGCCCCGCCTGTTACCCTCCTGCCCGAGGCGCGCTATGATGAGGTCATGACAGCGTTCGGAGGCCGAGGGTTCCTGGTGAGGACGGTGGACGAGCTGCGCAGTGCCTTACAGCTCAGCCTGAGAGACTGGGAGAGGCCGAGTCTGCTCAATGTGCTTATCGACCCCTcctcagacagaaaacagcag GAGTTTCCTTGGCTCACGCGCTCCAATCTGTAG